In Helianthus annuus cultivar XRQ/B chromosome 9, HanXRQr2.0-SUNRISE, whole genome shotgun sequence, the following are encoded in one genomic region:
- the LOC110885207 gene encoding protein NBR1 homolog isoform X1, with the protein MASSSIVIKVKFGETLRRFIASVNDKKLVLDIDMLMEKIRGLFSFGSDVEFTMTYVDEDGDVVTLADDDDLHDVVRQSLNPVRITVSLKSSNSNASSGNSTPMRSQNPLPFQTLNSGISEIINSVPEPLREALSKLHLDLASKASSSAPVAELVEKMKALYLNQVASQKANPPTAGPSNVKSEPSSVETKVQVNPEAGSSNSKKKEKQVQKVTEGVKFKDVQPPRGVDLNVPYFEYESFQAPINSTKSVGEGSTGKGKNTIGGVEIKKEFGSEKKDDISSGAFNEPLKPDLLSPHYFEQLHQMNQHLQDGIVGQGSQSAQAVTDVNKNSNDSGSSSSWAQGMVNAGWPFSGIPLTNDSVSQGHRHSRGPHWKRHGLVSNGIGSIFHMGVCCDGCGVHPITGPRFKSKVKENYDLCNVCFAGMGNATDYIRIDRPTTSFRRQHMPFKGFYDPSFRIPPPTLPHAMRAPGSKLPRSKLDSRFILDVNVLDGTIMAPFTAFTKIWRMRNNGTVIWPHGSQLQWIGGDRLSNSDFVDVEIPVDGLPVDKELDIAVDFTAPELPGRYVSYWRMASPSGQKFGQRVWVLIQVDAAMKDLGETSINLNLPPVTRNPEVVNQDLVMDNILSGNNIIKVTDSGNTFGDFSPKDDEMNFPINDSLIIDNGGVSSTMATLSAPPATASNPVYNPAQVASALASLPAGPTFSSGLYPTVGLDTMVDFSVPPPAVVSGAPSSPPTVAAVKPSGSVSREVSEQQEQALVKELEEMGFKQLDLNTEVLRMNDYDLEKSIDDLCGVLEWDPMLDELQEMGFADTEANRRLLKKNNGSIKRVVMDLINGERA; encoded by the exons ATGGCGTCTTCGTCAATTGTCATCAAG GTTAAGTTTGGGGAAACGCTTCGGCGTTTCATTGCTTCTGTCAATGACAAGAAACTTGTTCTCGACATTGATATGTTGATGGAAAAGATCCGCGGGCTTTTCAGCTTCGGTTCTGATGTCGAGTTTACCATGACTTATGTCGATGAAGATGGTGATGTGGTTACTCTTGCTGACGATGACGATCTTCATGATGTTGTTAGACAATCTCTGAATCCAGTGAGGATTACTGTGAGCCTAAAGAGTAGCAACTCTAATGCATCAAGTGGGAATTCTACTCCCATGAGATCACAAAACCCACTTCCGTTTCAAACGTTGAACTCTGGGATTTCTGAAATTATAAACTCTGTTCCTGAGCCGCTTCGTGAAGCTCTCTCAAAGCTACATCTTGATTTAGCATCTAAAGCATCGTCTTCTGCTCCAGTTGCGGAGCTTGTAGAAAAGATGAAGGCTTTGTACTTGAACCAGGTGGCTAGCCAGAAGGCGAACCCTCCTACTGCGGGTCCATCAAATGTGAAATCTGAACCGTCATCTGTGGAGACTAAGGTTCAGGTGAACCCTGAAGCTGGAAGTTCAAACTCtaagaagaaagaaaaacaggTTCAAAAGGTGACTGAAGGTGTGAAGTTCAAAGACGTTCAGCCTCCACGAGGCGTGGATCTTAACGTTCCTTACTTTGAGTACGAATCGTTTCAGGCTCCGATTAACTCAACAAAGAGCGTTGGTGAAGGGTCTACCGGCAAAGGCAAGAACACTATCGGTGGTGTTGAGATTAAGAAAGAATTTGGCTCGGAGAAGAAGGATGACATCAGCAGTGGAGCTTTTAATGAACCTTTGAAGCCTGATCTTTTGTCTCCACACTATTTTGAACAACTACACCAAATGAACCAACACTTACAGGATGGAATAGTGGGCCAGGGGTCCCAAAGTGCGCAGGCAGTCACAGATGTTAACAAAAACAGTAATGATTCTGGCAGCTCTTCAAGCTGGGCTCAGGGGATGGTGAACGCAGGTTGGCCATTTTCCGGGATTCCGTTAACGAATGACTCTGTTTCACAGGGGCATCGTCATTCTCGTGGCCCTCACTGGAAGAGACACGGTCTTGTTAGTAATGGCATTGGCTCCATATTCCATATGGGTGTTTGTTGCGATGGATGTGGAGTTCATCCCATAACCGGGCCTCGGTTCAAGTCAAAAGT GAAAGAAAATTACGACTTGTGCAACGTTTGCTTTGCGGGAATGGGAAATGCAACTGACTACATTAGAATCGATCGCCCGACAACTAGTTTTAGGCGTCAACATATGCCCTTCAAGGGGTTCTATGATCCT TCTTTCCGTATTCCACCTCCAACACTACCACATGCCATGCGGGCTCCTGGGTCAAAGCTCCCTCGGTCAAAGCTCGATAGCCGATTCATACTTGATGTTAATGTTCTTGACGGAACCATCATGGCTCCATTCACTGCATTCACCAAAATATGGAGGATGAGGAACAACGGCACCGTCATCTGGCCCCATGGCTCACAGCTTCAGTGGATCGGGGGAGATCGGTTAAGCAATTCAGATTTTGTCGATGTTGAG ATCCCGGTAGATGGTTTGCCTGTGGACAAGGAGCTTGACATCGCGGTTGACTTTACCGCTCCGGAGCTTCCGGGCCGATATGTTTCTTATTGGAGGATGGCGTCTCCATCTGGACAGAAGTTTGGGCAACGCGTTTGGGTCTTAATTCAG GTGGATGCTGCTATGAAAGATTTGGGGGAAACCTCGATCAATTTGAATCTGCCACCTGTCACAAGGAACCCGGAAGTAGTTAATCAGGATCTTGTTATGGATAACATTCTTTCCGGAAACAATATCATCAAGGTCACTGATTCTGGAAATACGTTTGGTGATTTTTCACCTAAGGATGATGAGATGAATTTTCCGATTAATGACTCGTTGATTATCGATAACGGTGGTGTGTCAAGCACTATGGCTACTCTTTCCGCTCCACCAGCGACTGCTAGCAATCCGGTTTATAACCCTGCACAAGTGGCAAGTGCTTTGGCTTCGCTTCCAGCTGGACCTACGTTTTCGTCAGGTTTGTATCCCACAGTAGGATTGGATACTATGGTGGACTTTTCTGTACCGCCACCTGCTGTGGTTAGTGGTGCACCGTCATCACCCCCCACAGTGGCGGCGGTGAAGCCGTCGGGTTCTGTTAGTCGAGAGGTGAGTGAACAGCAGGAGCAGGCTCTTGTGAAGGAACTGGAAGAGATGGGATTCAAGCAGCTGGATTTGAACACGGAAGTGTTGAGGATGAACGATTACGATCTGGAGAAATCTATTGATGATCTTTGTGGTGTTTTAGAGTGGGATCCAATGCTCGACGAACTGCAGGAAATG GGTTTTGCAGATACGGAAGCCAACAGGAGGCTGTTGAAGAAGAACAATGGAAGTATTAAGCGTGTGGTCATGGATCTCATCAACGGAGAGAGGGCTTAA
- the LOC110885207 gene encoding protein NBR1 homolog isoform X2, translating to MASSSIVIKVKFGETLRRFIASVNDKKLVLDIDMLMEKIRGLFSFGSDVEFTMTYVDEDGDVVTLADDDDLHDVVRQSLNPVRITVSLKSSNSNASSGNSTPMRSQNPLPFQTLNSGISEIINSVPEPLREALSKLHLDLASKASSSAPVAELVEKMKALYLNQVASQKANPPTAGPSNVKSEPSSVETKVQVNPEAGSSNSKKKEKQVQKVTEGVKFKDVQPPRGVDLNVPYFEYESFQAPINSTKSVGEGSTGKGKNTIGGVEIKKEFGSEKKDDISSGAFNEPLKPDLLSPHYFEQLHQMNQHLQDGIVGQGSQSAQAVTDVNKNSNDSGSSSSWAQGMVNAGWPFSGIPLTNDSVSQGHRHSRGPHWKRHGLVSNGIGSIFHMGVCCDGCGVHPITGPRFKSKVKENYDLCNVCFAGMGNATDYIRIDRPTTSFRRQHMPFKGFYDPSFRIPPPTLPHAMRAPGSKLPRSKLDSRFILDVNVLDGTIMAPFTAFTKIWRMRNNGTVIWPHGSQLQWIGGDRLSNSDFVDVEIPVDGLPVDKELDIAVDFTAPELPGRYVSYWRMASPSGQKFGQRVWVLIQVDAAMKDLGETSINLNLPPVTRNPEVVNQDLVMDNILSGNNIIKVTDSGNTFGDFSPKDDEMNFPINDSLIIDNGGVSSTMATLSAPPATASNPVYNPAQVASALASLPAGPTFSSGLYPTVGLDTMVDFSVPPPAVVSGAPSSPPTVAAVKPSGSVSREVSEQQEQALVKELEEMGFKQLDLNTEVLRMNDYDLEKSIDDLCGVLEWDPMLDELQEMIRKPTGGC from the exons ATGGCGTCTTCGTCAATTGTCATCAAG GTTAAGTTTGGGGAAACGCTTCGGCGTTTCATTGCTTCTGTCAATGACAAGAAACTTGTTCTCGACATTGATATGTTGATGGAAAAGATCCGCGGGCTTTTCAGCTTCGGTTCTGATGTCGAGTTTACCATGACTTATGTCGATGAAGATGGTGATGTGGTTACTCTTGCTGACGATGACGATCTTCATGATGTTGTTAGACAATCTCTGAATCCAGTGAGGATTACTGTGAGCCTAAAGAGTAGCAACTCTAATGCATCAAGTGGGAATTCTACTCCCATGAGATCACAAAACCCACTTCCGTTTCAAACGTTGAACTCTGGGATTTCTGAAATTATAAACTCTGTTCCTGAGCCGCTTCGTGAAGCTCTCTCAAAGCTACATCTTGATTTAGCATCTAAAGCATCGTCTTCTGCTCCAGTTGCGGAGCTTGTAGAAAAGATGAAGGCTTTGTACTTGAACCAGGTGGCTAGCCAGAAGGCGAACCCTCCTACTGCGGGTCCATCAAATGTGAAATCTGAACCGTCATCTGTGGAGACTAAGGTTCAGGTGAACCCTGAAGCTGGAAGTTCAAACTCtaagaagaaagaaaaacaggTTCAAAAGGTGACTGAAGGTGTGAAGTTCAAAGACGTTCAGCCTCCACGAGGCGTGGATCTTAACGTTCCTTACTTTGAGTACGAATCGTTTCAGGCTCCGATTAACTCAACAAAGAGCGTTGGTGAAGGGTCTACCGGCAAAGGCAAGAACACTATCGGTGGTGTTGAGATTAAGAAAGAATTTGGCTCGGAGAAGAAGGATGACATCAGCAGTGGAGCTTTTAATGAACCTTTGAAGCCTGATCTTTTGTCTCCACACTATTTTGAACAACTACACCAAATGAACCAACACTTACAGGATGGAATAGTGGGCCAGGGGTCCCAAAGTGCGCAGGCAGTCACAGATGTTAACAAAAACAGTAATGATTCTGGCAGCTCTTCAAGCTGGGCTCAGGGGATGGTGAACGCAGGTTGGCCATTTTCCGGGATTCCGTTAACGAATGACTCTGTTTCACAGGGGCATCGTCATTCTCGTGGCCCTCACTGGAAGAGACACGGTCTTGTTAGTAATGGCATTGGCTCCATATTCCATATGGGTGTTTGTTGCGATGGATGTGGAGTTCATCCCATAACCGGGCCTCGGTTCAAGTCAAAAGT GAAAGAAAATTACGACTTGTGCAACGTTTGCTTTGCGGGAATGGGAAATGCAACTGACTACATTAGAATCGATCGCCCGACAACTAGTTTTAGGCGTCAACATATGCCCTTCAAGGGGTTCTATGATCCT TCTTTCCGTATTCCACCTCCAACACTACCACATGCCATGCGGGCTCCTGGGTCAAAGCTCCCTCGGTCAAAGCTCGATAGCCGATTCATACTTGATGTTAATGTTCTTGACGGAACCATCATGGCTCCATTCACTGCATTCACCAAAATATGGAGGATGAGGAACAACGGCACCGTCATCTGGCCCCATGGCTCACAGCTTCAGTGGATCGGGGGAGATCGGTTAAGCAATTCAGATTTTGTCGATGTTGAG ATCCCGGTAGATGGTTTGCCTGTGGACAAGGAGCTTGACATCGCGGTTGACTTTACCGCTCCGGAGCTTCCGGGCCGATATGTTTCTTATTGGAGGATGGCGTCTCCATCTGGACAGAAGTTTGGGCAACGCGTTTGGGTCTTAATTCAG GTGGATGCTGCTATGAAAGATTTGGGGGAAACCTCGATCAATTTGAATCTGCCACCTGTCACAAGGAACCCGGAAGTAGTTAATCAGGATCTTGTTATGGATAACATTCTTTCCGGAAACAATATCATCAAGGTCACTGATTCTGGAAATACGTTTGGTGATTTTTCACCTAAGGATGATGAGATGAATTTTCCGATTAATGACTCGTTGATTATCGATAACGGTGGTGTGTCAAGCACTATGGCTACTCTTTCCGCTCCACCAGCGACTGCTAGCAATCCGGTTTATAACCCTGCACAAGTGGCAAGTGCTTTGGCTTCGCTTCCAGCTGGACCTACGTTTTCGTCAGGTTTGTATCCCACAGTAGGATTGGATACTATGGTGGACTTTTCTGTACCGCCACCTGCTGTGGTTAGTGGTGCACCGTCATCACCCCCCACAGTGGCGGCGGTGAAGCCGTCGGGTTCTGTTAGTCGAGAGGTGAGTGAACAGCAGGAGCAGGCTCTTGTGAAGGAACTGGAAGAGATGGGATTCAAGCAGCTGGATTTGAACACGGAAGTGTTGAGGATGAACGATTACGATCTGGAGAAATCTATTGATGATCTTTGTGGTGTTTTAGAGTGGGATCCAATGCTCGACGAACTGCAGGAAATG ATACGGAAGCCAACAGGAGGCTGTTGA